The window AGCACTTCGTCTTCAGTGGTAGTCTGCGCCCGGACGAGGCTGAGGCCGGCCTGCGCCAGGATACTCTCTTCGACATCCAGCTCCTCGGCAATGGTGTAGTCCGTGATGAAAACCTTGGGCATGACTCTCTGTCTCCTGACTCGCAAGAATCGGGACAGACACGTTCCGCCACACCACGTCTCTTCAGCGAGACGTCTCGTGGAGAATCGTGTCTGTCCCGGTTCTGAGTTCTAGCGTTGGTACGTCCCGACGAGTTCCGTCTCCGCGATGATATGTCCTTTCGCCGCCGCGCGCAACTGTCTCTTGTCCACGTTCGCGCCCAGGCCGCTCCTGGCGTCCAGCGCCATCAGACGGAACCGATAATGGTGCACCTTCCCCGGTGGCGGCGCGGGGCCGCGATACCCCGCCTGGCCAAAGTCGTTGCGGCCCTGTGTGAAGCCCGGCTCCGTGGGGTTCACCCCCTGCTTGAGGGCGGTCGTGGTCGGCGGCAGGCCATACACTACCCAGTGGACGAAGTCGCCGGTGGGCGCATCGGGGTCCTCACAGATCAGCGCCAGCTCGACGGCGCCCGACGGAACACCCGTCCACGCCAGCGGGGGCGACTGGTCGGCGCCGTCGCCGGTATGTTGAGCGGGGATGGCTTGCC is drawn from bacterium and contains these coding sequences:
- a CDS encoding YbhB/YbcL family Raf kinase inhibitor-like protein; this translates as MGFSLTSTAFADGQAIPAQHTGDGADQSPPLAWTGVPSGAVELALICEDPDAPTGDFVHWVVYGLPPTTTALKQGVNPTEPGFTQGRNDFGQAGYRGPAPPPGKVHHYRFRLMALDARSGLGANVDKRQLRAAAKGHIIAETELVGTYQR